The Microcystis aeruginosa NIES-843 sequence GTGTTCTAAAAAAGCCGCTTCGATCGCTTCTCGACTGGCTTGTTGTCCCGTTAAAGTTACTATATCAGCATCCTGAAAGCCAAAACGATAACGGAGAAGGTCTTTTTGTAACTCCACATCGGTAAGACAGCCGGGCAGCGGCGGAATATTCGCCCCATACTGGTCAATACCGACTAAAAGAGCCAATTTTCGGGGATTAGGGGTGGCGAGAGCGGCCAAATGACGGTTAAGGGTCCCTTGACTAATCGCCAAAGTCAGCAACCCCCAACCTGTCTGCTGGATCAATTCTCGCCTAGTTATGTTCATCGGAAATTTTGGGTCTGAAACCCCGCCGTTCTACGGCGGCTTTACGTTAGAATTAAAAGGCCAGTCTCGAAAACCAAGTGGACGGCGCAGCACCTTGAAAACTCGGCTTAGGGGGTTCCGACCAGAAAAGCTTGGCCGGGTAAAAAGTCGCGCGCAACAAGTACAAGAAGCTATAGGCGGTCAACGTACCGTGGGACACACGGAATCGGGCTTCTGAAATGGGGCGAAAGTCTGTGGACTCTGTGTAAGACAGTACATGGTTTTTTAACTGTGGTATGCGACGGTGGTGGAAGCAGAAACTTAAATCGTGAGGTTTAGGAATCGCCGCACTTTTAGGGCGGCGAGGATGTCAAGATCCTTGCATGGCGCGGATTAATTCGGCAGCCACTTCTGGACGGGAGAATTCCGGAGGTGGTAATTCTCCTTTGCGCAGCAGTTCCCGGACTTTCGTTCCCGAAAGGTGGATTCTTTCTTCCGGTAAACTGGGGCTAGTTTTGGTGGTTGCCATTCCCGAAGTGCGGGTACAGTAGAAAGCGTGTTCAAACTTCATCGGCACGATTCCCAATTCCCCCGGCTCGAACTCATCAAAGATATACTGAGCATCGTAGGTTCCGTAGTAGTCGCCGACTCCGGCATGGTCACGACCGACGATAAAATGGGTACAACCGTAGTTTTTACGGATAATAGCGTGGAAAATTGCTTCCCGGGGGCCGGCGTAACGCATAGCTGAGGGGTTGATAGCCAGAATAACGCGATCTTGGGGAAAGTATTTATCCATCATGATCTCATAGCAACGCATCCGCACATCGGCCGGTACATCATCGCTTTTGGTAGCGCCGACAAGGGGATGCAAGAATAAACCATCTACCACTTCTAGGGCGCATTTTTGAATGTATTCGTGGGCCCGGTGGATGGGATTACGGGTTTGGAAACCGACAATCGTTTTCCAAGCTTTTTCGTGGAACATTTTGCGCGATTGCAGAGGATCGATCTGATATTTGGGAAACTGGGGATGAGGATCGCGCTGAAGTAACCATATTGGACCTGCGAGGTTAATTTCTCCCTGTTCGTAGAGGACTTTTACCCCGGGATGTTTCTGGTCGTCGGTACGATAGACGTTAACTGCTTCGTGGGCTTTATTATAACGGTATTTTTGGGTTAGTTCTAGGACTCCGACAAAGTTGCCTTCGCTGTCATCTAAACGAATCCAGTTGCCTTCTTTGAGCGGATCCGCCACTTCTTCCCTAACGGAAAGAGTCACGGGAATTGCCCAGGGTAAACCATTGATTAGACGCATATCATCGACGACTTTTTCGTAGTCGTCCTGTTCCATAAAGCCTTTGAGGGGACTGAAACCACCAATAGCAATCATAACTAAATCCGAGAGCGCTCGTTCATCTAAGGAAACTCGCGGTAGTTTTTCAGCTAGGGCCAGAAATTCGGCTTTTTCGGCAGCGGTAGCAATACGATTAATTAATTGCCCACCGTGGGGCGCGATTCCTTCGGTCAGTACAGTCATAAAAATTTCTTTACATTGTCACGGTTTATCCTATCAGAAGTTGGCTAACCCTTAATCAAGGGGTTGGGACTAGCGATGATTTTCCAGTCGGAACAGTTTACAATAAGATTTGTAAAGAATTATAAATAATTATGAGCGAAAAAGTTGTCCTGATTGTCGGTGCTACGGGGGGTATCGGTGCCACTTTAGCCCGTAAACTAGCTGTTAATGGTCATAAACTCGTATTGGTGGCCAGAAATGCCGATAATTTATCTAATTTAGCCAGTGAGTTGCCTTGTCCCTCTTTAATTGTGCCGACGGATATCACCAATCCGACTCAGGTAGAAACTTTGATGGCAAAAATTGTCTCCCATTACGGCCGGTTGGATGTGTTGGTTAATGCGGCCGGAGCCGGTGTGATGAAACAATACAATAAAATCACGCCGGAAGATTTAGATAAAATGCTCGACCTCAATCTGAAGGGAAGTTTTTATACCTGTCAGGCTGCCGCTAATGTGATGAAGGAAAATAAAGCCGGTCATATCTGTAATGTGGTGGGAATTTTAGGTAAGCATTCTATGGCTATGGCTGCCGCTTATTGTGCTTCTAAATACGGGGTGGTCGGTTTTAGTAAATGTTTGGCCGATGAGTTAAAACGCTATGGTATTAAAATGACTTTATTCTATTTTGGTGGTGTCGATACTCCTTTTTGGGATCAGGTGAGCTTAAAAGTTGATCGCAATAAAATGTTAACCGCTCAAACCGCCGCCGATGCTATCTATTTTGCCATGAATGCTGAACCCCAAGCCGTCCCCATGGAAATTAATATTCAACCCGATAGTCATCTCTTTTTTTAGTCATCAGGAGTCAGGAGTTGAGAGTTGGGGTTTTAGGGAGTTGGGGTTTTGGGGTATTAGTTGAAATTACCCTATCTCCTCACTCCCCCATTTCCCCATTTCCCCACTCCCCACTTACTAACACTCAACCACTTTTTTGACTTTATCTATGTTTGTTGATCATATTCATTTTTATGTAGAATCGGCCAAAAAATGGCGAGATTGGTTTGTGCGGGTGATGGATTTTCAGGCGATCGCAAGTTTAGTTAATCTCCACACGCACACGGAAATAGTTGGCAATGGCATCCAAAAAGATAAAACTAAACAGATTATTTTTATCTTATCTTCTCCCTTAAATTCCCTTAGTCCCGTGGCGGAATTTTTAAGTAAATATCCTGAAGGGGTGGCGGATGTAGCTTTTCAAGTAGAGGATTTAGACAGTTTAGCTAGGAGAATTAAACAGGACATTTTTATTGAGGAAACTGTTTTGGCTAGGGGTAAGATAAAAAGCTGTCAAATCTCTAGCATTGCTGATCTCAAACATACGTTAATTGAAAGGCAGGGAATCACGCCAATTTTAGCCGATCCTAATCTGATTCAATACGATAGTCAGCAACAATATAATCAGGATATTCTGGCAATTGATCACTTAGTTTTAAATGTTTTTCAAGGGAATTTAGAGTTAACAGCCAATTGGTATGAGGAAAATTTAGGCTTTAAAAAAAGGCAAACTTTTACTATTAAAACGGAGCGTTCTGGTCTTTATTCTCAGGTACTTGTTTACCCGAAAACTGAATTAAAATTACCGATTAATGAGCCAGATAGTAACAGTTCTCAAATACAAGAATTTTTAGATATTAATCAAAAATCTGGCATTCAACACATTGCTTTAAAAACAGAAAATATTGTAAACTTAACTCAAAAGTTAAGAGAAAAAAATGTAGAATTTTTATCAGTTCCCGACAGTTATTATCGACAAATTAACTATCAAAAGAAAGCCTTTAATATTGCTGATTGGGAATGGTCAGAAATTAAAAAGCAGGAGATTCTCATCGATTTTGAACAAAATAGTTATTCTCTCCCGGAAAAGCCGACTTTACTGCAAATTTTCACTAAACCAATTTTTTCCCAGCCGACTTTCTTTTTTGAATTAATCGAGCGACGTCATGCCGCTAGAGGTTTTGGAGAAGGCAACTTCCGGGCCTTATTTGAAGCGATCGAACGGGAACAAATACAGAGAGGAACTTTGGATTAGAGTCAGAAAAGCGATAATTTTTCCCATGAGACTATGAACGATAACGTAATTCGATCACATCTTTTTTGATCGTGACATCATAGGAACCAAAAAAAGTTTGTCCCAAGAGTCCTAACCCTTCCATTTGGGGAGAAATACCAACAATCTGATTAGATAAAGCCACCTCGCCAACTTTAACAGAATTAATGCGACCAAGATACACAGTAACGACACCGCCGGCGGTATGAGCGAGTACTTCCTTTTCCCGTTTGACTTTCATCGCTTTCGCCATGGCATCGGTGAGGACGATACCACTAGCTCCCGTATCAAAAAGCATTTCATAATAGTGACGGTGATT is a genomic window containing:
- the sat gene encoding sulfate adenylyltransferase gives rise to the protein MTVLTEGIAPHGGQLINRIATAAEKAEFLALAEKLPRVSLDERALSDLVMIAIGGFSPLKGFMEQDDYEKVVDDMRLINGLPWAIPVTLSVREEVADPLKEGNWIRLDDSEGNFVGVLELTQKYRYNKAHEAVNVYRTDDQKHPGVKVLYEQGEINLAGPIWLLQRDPHPQFPKYQIDPLQSRKMFHEKAWKTIVGFQTRNPIHRAHEYIQKCALEVVDGLFLHPLVGATKSDDVPADVRMRCYEIMMDKYFPQDRVILAINPSAMRYAGPREAIFHAIIRKNYGCTHFIVGRDHAGVGDYYGTYDAQYIFDEFEPGELGIVPMKFEHAFYCTRTSGMATTKTSPSLPEERIHLSGTKVRELLRKGELPPPEFSRPEVAAELIRAMQGS
- a CDS encoding SDR family oxidoreductase, which gives rise to MSEKVVLIVGATGGIGATLARKLAVNGHKLVLVARNADNLSNLASELPCPSLIVPTDITNPTQVETLMAKIVSHYGRLDVLVNAAGAGVMKQYNKITPEDLDKMLDLNLKGSFYTCQAAANVMKENKAGHICNVVGILGKHSMAMAAAYCASKYGVVGFSKCLADELKRYGIKMTLFYFGGVDTPFWDQVSLKVDRNKMLTAQTAADAIYFAMNAEPQAVPMEINIQPDSHLFF
- the hppD gene encoding 4-hydroxyphenylpyruvate dioxygenase, whose amino-acid sequence is MFVDHIHFYVESAKKWRDWFVRVMDFQAIASLVNLHTHTEIVGNGIQKDKTKQIIFILSSPLNSLSPVAEFLSKYPEGVADVAFQVEDLDSLARRIKQDIFIEETVLARGKIKSCQISSIADLKHTLIERQGITPILADPNLIQYDSQQQYNQDILAIDHLVLNVFQGNLELTANWYEENLGFKKRQTFTIKTERSGLYSQVLVYPKTELKLPINEPDSNSSQIQEFLDINQKSGIQHIALKTENIVNLTQKLREKNVEFLSVPDSYYRQINYQKKAFNIADWEWSEIKKQEILIDFEQNSYSLPEKPTLLQIFTKPIFSQPTFFFELIERRHAARGFGEGNFRALFEAIEREQIQRGTLD
- a CDS encoding retropepsin-like aspartic protease family protein gives rise to the protein MNKSISAIALASTLLLFPFTPTTLAQSECFLQRADGQHIDLSRLCGGSSRNRKNSPQVYQLPIQRRVNGIPTVMVVFNHRHYYEMLFDTGASGIVLTDAMAKAMKVKREKEVLAHTAGGVVTVYLGRINSVKVGEVALSNQIVGISPQMEGLGLLGQTFFGSYDVTIKKDVIELRYRS